In Phycisphaeraceae bacterium, the sequence GCTCACCAAGGATGAGAGTTATCTTCCTGATGGGGCGGAAGGCTGGCCGCTGATTCGAAGTTCCGGCCCCTATTACCTCATCCGCGATTTTCTCAACCAGCAAGGCGGTCTGACCGGACCGTGGCTGACCCCGCACTTTGGGTATTTCAACCAACTCATGCTCGACCTGCATGTCGTCCTGATCAAGACTGACAACTACCACGGCCTGACGGATGACAAGGACGGAGATTGAGTATCGGGGTACTCGCTCCTGAATCACAATCCTTACCGAAAGAAATATTCATGAGTTCCATAGCATCAAATCCTCCATTGACATTGCAATTGCGTGAACACACGGCCCAGCATCACAAGAATGCTGAGGGACGCGCATTGGAACGCTCTCTTGCCGCCGGCACACTGCCGCGAGATTTGTACCTGGCCATGCTCGGCCAGCGTTACCTCATCCATCGCGTGCTGGAAAAGCATCTGGCGAACCTGAACACGACCGCGCCGGAAGTATCCGTGTTAATCGATCAACAACAGTTTCTCGCCCCGCATGCCGAGGCTGATCTGCGTCACTTTGGCGTCAATATCAGCTCCATCACTCCGCTTAAATCCACCCAGCAACTTTGTGAGCAGATCGATCAAACCGCAGCTAAGAACCCGACCGCACTGGTAGGTGTTCACTACGTCTTTGAGGGCAGTAAAAACGGTGCCCGTTATCTTTGCCGCATCGTTCGACAGGCTTACGGCCTCCATACCGCTGACGGCGTCCGCTACATGGATCCGCATGGTGAACAGCAGCGACCGCTGTGGGAGCAATTCAAACAGCGTCTGGACAGTCTGCCCCTTGAACAAGATCGCATAACGGAAATTGTGGCGGCAGCGGCAACCACCTTTGACGGTATCAGCGCAATCGACGATGAGTTGATGGCTGGTGCTCCTCCGGTCTCCGCATCGCCGGGACATGCGCATCGCCATTGACCGGTTACGGATCTCCAACGCAGCTGTGTAAAGCAATCACATGCGCTGAAAGAGGTTGGTTTTTCCTACCGTCAGCCGTTGGAATTTAATTCATCAGACGGCTACGAATTTATATCAATCTGACCGGGGCGGATCGTGGGAGAATTGTTTACAAGTGTTGAACCCGCACGGGAAAACTCATGAGCCGTGCATTAGAAAGTGGCCCTACAGCGCCACGCGTCGTGTTTACGCCGCGTGAGCTTGGTCGCGTAGGAGCGGCCGCCACCATGATGGTCTTCGGCGGTACCGTCATCATCCTCCTGATGATGGCGATGATGGGCCATTACAACTCACTGGCCCACAGCGGACCCAAGGCTGTCTTGGACGGTGCGGTGATCGCCCTGCTGCTGGGTAAGCAACACCGATGGCGCGTGCTACCCCTGCTGGGGATCGTCTATGGCTTGGTGCTCCTGATCCAGATCGGAGTTCCTTATCTACCCATCGTCCTTACTTTTGCCGGAATACTCGGTGCCGTCGGCGGCAAAACGGCAGGCTTGATTAATCGACGGCTTGGCATACTCATCGCTGCTGGTCTATTCACATGGGCGGCAGGCCTCGGTTCACCCATCAAAATCTACTTTGGCACGGCGGATCAACACGAACCATTCCTCTGGGGACTCTGGTTCGCTGAATGGCCTTTGCGCATCGGCGGTGCGTGGCTCGGCGTGATGCTGACATGGCGAGGCTGGGCGAAACCTTCTCCCGTCGAGACCATCGAACCGGCCATAGATGCCGAGAGTCAGCCATTAACACACGGAATGCCCGGCAGCCGTACCGTGGTTCGAGGTGTGCGTCCCGCCGCGTTACGGCTGGCGATGCTCCTGCTCGTAGCCATCCTTCCCTTGGCGATTCAGAAATGGTCCGCTTTGACTGCGATCACGTTGCTGACGCTCACCTACGCGCTGGTGCTCGGCTCAAGTCGCCGGGTCCTTCAAACACTCCTGGGTATCGTTTGGGGTTGGGCGGTGTTCGCAGCGGCTAGCTATTTGTGGCATCACGATCCCGACCGCGTAATTGACCTCATCCGAACTTTCGCGCTCCGCTTCGCGCCGATGGCGCTGGCAGCAGTTGTTTTGATCGGAACCACACGGCCTGTCGATGTGCTGCGAGTACTTCGTCACTGCAAGATACCCCGCGCTGTCCTCCTGCCGATGGCAGTCGTACTGCGCCAGATACCGCAAAGCCGCCGTGAGTTGTCACATGGGTTTGCCCAATTGCGCCAAAAGGGGCAATGGAAAGGTCCGCTCTCGTTATTTCGGAACCCATCAGCTGTACTTGGTACGCTTCTTTTCCGACCTCTACAAAGATGGGCGCAACTGCTGTCTGACTGACGATCAATCGTTCAAATACAATCAGAGAATTACGTAAAATACGTTATTTCAATTAGTTATGATTCGTTTGTTGCTGTGGCAACAAATACCCGCCTGTCTAGCAATTTTCGATAATTAATTTACTTTTCATCTTAAATTCCCTATCTAAATGCTAAAATTGCACATTCAGTTGGCGTTTGGGTGCTGTGAAGTGCGAGACAACTCGAATCAGCATTTTCTGCAGCGATTTATTTCGGGATCACTTCTAAGGTGGGGGTAGAGACCGAAAAAGCAGCGGCTGGGAATCGATAACCTGGTCGGAGGATCAATGCGTCGTCGGTTTGGTCTGGGTATTACGCTCGTGGAAATGCTCGTCGTCATTGTGACCATGGTCGCAATGGTGGCGATGCTGTTACCTGCGCTGCAACGAGGACGCGACTCAGCACGCAGCATCGTTTGCCTGAGCAACAACCGACAGACCACCTTGCCGGTTCTGATTGAAGTGCAGGAGCAGAATGGCCTGTTTCCAACTCCTACAGAAATGGTGCAGGTTGCTGACCCTCGAACCTTCACCTGCCCCAGCGACCCGTCACCACTGCTTCTTCCCTCTGCAATCACCCAGCGACCAAACGTTATCCAATCGAGCTATGCCTTTAACCCGGAGTTTTCCCTCTACCGCGTGCGCTATGAAGCGATTTATTCGCCTTCACAACGGATCATCAGCTACGAAGGGTATCGGGATGTGCCTGATAGCGATGACAATTCGCCGGGTGCCACTGCAAGTTTTAATTCCCAGGTCTGGATCGCTGGTAATAACGTCACGTTCACTCACTTCCCCCCTGGAAATTTCCAAATCCCAAGCGTGCTGACCAACAACGGCCCTGATCTGGATGCTCATCTTCACAGCAACAATCCAAACCATATGGATTTACTGGGTAACTGGGTGGTTTCCGGCGGATTCAACATCCTTGACACGCTGACGCGCGATTTTGTCCCGCGTCATGCTTCATCCAAACCCAAAGGTGATGTGATTTTCCTCGACGGCCACGCTGAAGGTAAACCTGCCGTCACCGCCTCAATGGTGCTGTACCCCGACCCGATTATGGTGACTATTGGAAATACCGGATCGCCCCATGACGATGATGAAGGCCATCATTACAACGGTAATGGCTACGGTCACGAATATAGCAATGGAAAAGGTCACGATCACGATGATGACCACGAAGGCTTGAAATGAGATTTCGTGCGGAATGTGATGCTTCTCGCTTAAGCGCCCTCCTTTCTGAATAATCCGACAATCAACACTCGACGGATACCTGTTCACCCACGCTGAAGTTCCCAGCGGTTACGATCCACGTTATGGATTGGAATTGGATCATCTGGATTGTCGCAGGATACGTCGCGGGATCGGTGCCGTTCGGGCTGTTAATCGGCATGGCTCGCGGCGTGGATGTGCGAAAGTCAGGAAGCGGAAATCTGGGCACGACCAACGTCGGACGGGTGCTGGGGCGCCAATGGGGAATTCTCTGCTTTGTGTTGGATGTACTTAAGGGCACGTTGCCCGTCGTCGGTGCCGGGGTGGCACTGGGCTATCTCGGACGCGACCCACTGAACCACACGGACGCATGGAAATGGTTAGCGGTCGCGGCGGCAGCGGTGCTTGGTCACGTGTTTCCCATTTGGCTGAAATTTCGTGGAGGTAAGGGAGTGGCGACCAGTCTGGGCGTGTTGCTGGGTTTCTGGCCTACGCTGACTTTGCCTGGGATCGCGGCGGTGGCGACCTGGGTTGTCGTGGTGCTCATCTGGCGATATGTCAGCCTGGCGAGCATCGCAGCTGCAATCGCGCTGCTGATCTACCTGATCGCCTTTGGCCTGCTGCGCGGTGCGACGCTGCAAAACCTGTTGCCGTTCCTGTTTGTCACAACATTTCTGGTGCTGCTGGTAATCGTAAGACATCGCTCCAACATCGGCCGACTCCTTGCGGGCACAGAAAACAAAGTCGGCAAGAAACCTGCTTAACTATCTAAGACGTGTATTTTGTGCTGCGAGTTAAACCAACTCTGCTGAACAACCACGCATGAGCTGAGTAACTGCTGTTATGACCGACCGACGGATGCAGAACATGGAAACCGACTTGTGTCGTAAAACCTTATTCCTCAACTGTGGCCCAAGCCTGATGTCACACGAAATACCTTGCATCATCAGCAATGACGCCAGAGATCGTTGAGATTAGATCAATTCTTCTCGGATACATAACTGTACAGCGCGCCTAGTCCGATGATGAAGGTGAAAAACCCGCCAAGCCACCACGCCGCCTGCTGACCACGCATTAAGCCGACTATCGTGAATGCTGTAGCGACTAACAAGGTCAGGCCGACCAGTGCCAGTGTTCGTATGCGAGCGAGAACACGATCGCTGCGACCGGTGATATCAGCAAATGAGTAGAGACCTTCACCAGTGAAAAAGTTATATGTGGTGCCGCACTCCGGACAGTTACCAATCGGCTTCAGTCCAACCAGATCATATTTGCACTTTTTGCAGAGTTTGTCTGCCATGGCGAGAAGTCTCGATGATCGCAAGATTTGGAATTGTAAGACCGAGTAACCAGACGCGCTTGATTCTCCCCTACAATCGACAATCCGCAGGTGCGGGAATGAGGAGTTCCGATGACAAGCTCAAATAGAACGATGAATCCAAGTGATAAGCGGCCGATCGTACTGATCGTGCGTGACGGCTGGGGACGCAATCCACACCGTGAACACGATACGTTTAATGCCATCAAGCTCGCACACACACCCCGCGGTGATGCCCTGCTCCGTGAGTATCCCTGGACGTTGATCCACACTTCCGGAGAGGAAGTCGGCCTGCCTGAAGGCACCATGGGTAACAGTGAAGTCGGCCACCAGAATCTCGGTGCCGGCCGCGTGGTTTACCAGGAGTCGGTCCGCATTACCCGTGCAGTACGATCAGGTGAGTTTTACAACAACGAGGTACTTGTTACCGCGATCAAGCGGGCTGTTTCGCGTCAGCGAATGGTACATCTGCTGGGGATCGCGTCCGATGCGGGCGTGCATGGTCTGCTTGATCATCTCTACGGCTGTGTCGAACTTTGCAAATGTCACGGCCTGACCGCGGAAAAAGTCGCCCTGCATCTCTTTACAGATGGGCGTGATACCGGTCCATTCACCGGCAGAGATTTCATCTGCCGCATAGAAGCACAATTACGGACTATCGGCGTCGGTCAGATCGCCAGCATCG encodes:
- the plsY gene encoding glycerol-3-phosphate 1-O-acyltransferase PlsY, which produces MDWNWIIWIVAGYVAGSVPFGLLIGMARGVDVRKSGSGNLGTTNVGRVLGRQWGILCFVLDVLKGTLPVVGAGVALGYLGRDPLNHTDAWKWLAVAAAAVLGHVFPIWLKFRGGKGVATSLGVLLGFWPTLTLPGIAAVATWVVVVLIWRYVSLASIAAAIALLIYLIAFGLLRGATLQNLLPFLFVTTFLVLLVIVRHRSNIGRLLAGTENKVGKKPA
- a CDS encoding biliverdin-producing heme oxygenase, translating into MSSIASNPPLTLQLREHTAQHHKNAEGRALERSLAAGTLPRDLYLAMLGQRYLIHRVLEKHLANLNTTAPEVSVLIDQQQFLAPHAEADLRHFGVNISSITPLKSTQQLCEQIDQTAAKNPTALVGVHYVFEGSKNGARYLCRIVRQAYGLHTADGVRYMDPHGEQQRPLWEQFKQRLDSLPLEQDRITEIVAAAATTFDGISAIDDELMAGAPPVSASPGHAHRH